From Micromonospora sp. NBC_01699, a single genomic window includes:
- a CDS encoding NAD-dependent epimerase/dehydratase family protein, producing the protein MPSGTILVTGGAGFIGSHLVDALLARGDRVVVLDNLSTGRIANLDQASTHPDLHFVQGSVLDELVVDELVHRCDTVVHLAAAVGVKLIVEQPLKSLTTNIRGSEIVIEAAHRYRRKILIASTSEVYGKNSRGPLTEDADRILGSPTVVRWAYSTAKVVDEILANAYHRERSLPSMVVRLFNVVGPRQSPAYGMVIPRLVRQAVRSQPLTVYGDGSQTRCFAHVTDVVGALIDLLDCDAAIGETVNVGSPAEISILDLAWRIVKASQSGSDVRLVPYEAAYGAGFEDMARRVPDITKLTRMIGWTPTRSLDDILRETVAEARAEEAARTQMLPA; encoded by the coding sequence ATGCCAAGCGGCACGATTCTGGTCACCGGCGGAGCCGGATTCATCGGCTCGCACCTGGTGGACGCGCTACTGGCCCGAGGCGACCGGGTGGTCGTCCTGGACAATCTGTCCACCGGGCGGATCGCCAACCTGGACCAGGCATCGACCCATCCTGACCTGCACTTCGTCCAAGGTTCGGTGCTCGACGAACTGGTCGTCGACGAACTCGTGCACCGGTGCGACACCGTCGTCCACCTGGCCGCCGCGGTCGGGGTCAAACTCATCGTGGAGCAGCCGCTGAAGTCGCTCACCACGAACATCCGCGGCTCGGAGATCGTGATCGAGGCGGCGCACCGCTACCGTCGCAAGATCCTCATCGCCAGCACCTCCGAGGTGTACGGCAAGAACTCCCGTGGCCCGCTGACCGAGGACGCCGACCGGATCCTGGGCAGCCCGACCGTGGTGCGCTGGGCGTACAGCACGGCCAAGGTGGTGGACGAGATCCTCGCCAACGCGTACCACCGGGAGCGGTCACTGCCGAGCATGGTGGTCCGGCTGTTCAACGTGGTCGGTCCCCGGCAGAGCCCGGCGTACGGCATGGTCATCCCGCGCCTGGTCCGCCAGGCGGTCCGGTCCCAGCCGCTGACCGTCTACGGCGACGGGTCGCAGACCCGCTGCTTCGCGCACGTGACCGACGTGGTGGGCGCGCTGATCGACCTGCTCGACTGCGACGCGGCGATCGGCGAGACGGTCAACGTCGGCTCCCCCGCCGAGATCAGCATCCTCGACCTCGCCTGGCGGATCGTGAAGGCCAGCCAGAGCGGCTCGGACGTGCGGCTGGTGCCCTACGAGGCGGCGTACGGCGCCGGCTTCGAGGACATGGCCCGCCGGGTACCCGACATCACCAAGCTCACCCGCATGATCGGTTGGACGCCCACCCGCTCACTGGACGACATCCTGCGCGAGACCGTCGCCGAGGCGCGTGCCGAGGAGGCCGCCCGTACCCAGATGCTGCCGGCGTGA
- a CDS encoding 1-aminocyclopropane-1-carboxylate deaminase/D-cysteine desulfhydrase, translating into MTVEHGEGPTGVADGTWWSREVRLRLPSPVTELADDRLARHDVRLLVKRDDLIHPELPGNKWRKLKHNLLAARQGDFRTLVTFGGAYSNHIRAVAAAGAYFGFATVGVIRGEPHLPLNPSLAYAVGRGMRLTYLDRADYRDKDAPELLARLRSEYGEHYLLPEGGSNSLAVRGCAELPAEITEPFDVVCVPVGTGGTLAGVAVGLPPGRSAIGFSALKGGRFLAAEVERLQGAATGSVTANWRIEHDFHFGGYARRRPELDVFAADFATRHGLTLDPIYPAKMMYGIFALAAAGGFAPGTTVVAVLTG; encoded by the coding sequence GTGACCGTCGAACACGGAGAGGGGCCGACCGGGGTGGCGGACGGGACATGGTGGAGCCGGGAGGTCCGACTGCGGTTGCCGTCCCCGGTGACCGAACTGGCCGACGACCGGCTGGCCCGGCACGACGTACGGCTGCTGGTCAAGCGGGACGACCTGATCCATCCCGAGCTGCCGGGCAACAAGTGGCGCAAGCTGAAGCACAACCTGCTGGCGGCGCGACAGGGCGACTTCCGCACGCTGGTGACCTTCGGTGGGGCGTACTCCAACCACATCCGGGCGGTGGCGGCGGCCGGCGCGTACTTCGGGTTCGCCACCGTCGGGGTGATCCGGGGCGAGCCACACCTGCCGCTGAACCCGTCGCTGGCGTACGCGGTGGGTCGCGGCATGCGGCTGACGTACCTGGACCGGGCCGACTACCGCGACAAGGACGCGCCGGAGCTGCTGGCCCGGCTGCGGTCGGAGTACGGCGAGCACTACCTGTTACCGGAGGGCGGCAGCAATTCGCTCGCCGTACGCGGCTGCGCCGAACTGCCGGCCGAGATCACCGAGCCGTTCGACGTCGTCTGCGTACCGGTCGGCACCGGGGGCACGCTCGCCGGTGTCGCCGTGGGTCTGCCACCGGGCCGGTCGGCGATCGGCTTCTCGGCGCTGAAGGGCGGGCGGTTCCTGGCCGCCGAGGTGGAACGGTTGCAGGGCGCGGCGACGGGATCGGTGACCGCCAACTGGCGGATCGAGCACGACTTCCACTTCGGCGGGTACGCGCGGCGCCGCCCCGAACTGGACGTCTTCGCCGCCGACTTCGCCACCCGGCACGGCCTGACCCTCGACCCGATCTACCCGGCGAAGATGATGTACGGCATCTTCGCCCTGGCCGCCGCCGGCGGATTCGCACCCGGCACCACCGTCGTCGCCGTACTGACCGGCTGA
- a CDS encoding MraY family glycosyltransferase, with translation MNVPLPAAETAVGALAALLLVAVLVEPARRVALRCGLTDRPAPHKAHRRVTPYLGGAAIVVATLVPTAALVDLDRSRIWLVLGAALGIAVLGLVDDARTLRPSTRMAVEALLATAVALGGVRLNLIGQDQLDLLLTVGWIITVTNSFNLLDNTDGALATVACATAVPLSVFAVVAGQPDLALLLLCLAAACTGFLLHNAAPARIFMGDSGSLFIGFLVATGAALVAPGRATVDRSSILLLIVFVAAVDTGLVLVSRQLAGRSWLQGGTDHVAHRLIRTGVGPHALLGTLFMATSTAGLIAVLVSAGVVPGRTALLGALGAAAVLIVLLLQVPSGYGQPARHARPTTAAARRARDTVRG, from the coding sequence GTGAACGTGCCCCTGCCGGCCGCCGAGACCGCCGTCGGCGCACTCGCCGCGCTGCTGCTGGTCGCCGTACTCGTGGAGCCGGCGCGGCGGGTGGCGCTGCGCTGCGGTCTCACCGACCGACCCGCACCGCACAAGGCACACCGGCGGGTCACGCCGTACCTCGGCGGGGCGGCCATCGTCGTCGCCACCCTGGTCCCGACCGCCGCCCTGGTGGACCTCGACCGGTCCCGGATCTGGCTCGTGCTCGGCGCCGCCCTCGGCATCGCCGTGCTCGGGCTGGTCGACGACGCCCGTACGCTCCGACCGAGCACCCGGATGGCGGTCGAGGCGCTGCTGGCCACCGCCGTGGCCCTCGGCGGCGTGCGGCTGAACCTGATCGGCCAGGACCAGCTCGACCTGCTGCTCACCGTCGGCTGGATCATCACCGTCACCAACTCGTTCAACCTGCTGGACAACACCGACGGGGCGCTGGCCACGGTGGCCTGCGCGACCGCGGTGCCGCTGTCGGTCTTCGCCGTCGTCGCCGGCCAACCCGACCTGGCCCTGCTGCTGCTCTGCCTGGCCGCCGCCTGCACCGGTTTCCTGCTGCACAACGCCGCACCCGCCCGGATCTTCATGGGCGACAGCGGATCCCTGTTCATCGGCTTCCTCGTCGCGACCGGCGCGGCACTGGTCGCGCCCGGACGAGCGACCGTGGACCGATCCTCGATCCTGCTGCTGATCGTCTTCGTCGCCGCCGTCGACACCGGACTGGTGCTGGTGTCCCGGCAACTGGCCGGCCGGTCGTGGCTCCAGGGCGGTACCGACCACGTCGCGCACCGGTTGATCCGTACCGGCGTCGGACCGCACGCGCTGCTCGGCACCCTCTTCATGGCCACCTCGACGGCCGGGCTGATCGCGGTGCTGGTCTCGGCCGGGGTGGTGCCGGGCCGTACCGCCCTGCTCGGCGCGCTCGGGGCGGCGGCCGTGCTGATCGTGCTGCTGTTGCAGGTGCCGTCCGGCTACGGACAACCGGCCCGGCACGCCCGACCGACGACCGCGGCGGCCCGACGCGCCCGCGACACGGTGCGAGGCTGA
- a CDS encoding LCP family protein — protein sequence MKDGLEFLFDGITPRPPRRAPEDPDRQRWARRLRRLALTATILVSAGTVGVLATGYLTSSDLSGRVARLGEVFGGVEAAERPVTAEAVTSGRSILAIGAELRGPGSDSDPDSDPDSGSTAGSANGPGDGPIDAPADDPAPGGVGRPPAGAVMLIRFDPRDDSASVISIPYLTRVDVPGHGRTTIASAHTLGGPTLLVRTVEQLTSVRVDHFMVVDFDELAPVVDVLGGVDVTVAADITDRTGVRFRAGVNRLDGARARAYLRQPDDLPDGTADRTQRRQNLLRAVLTRVASAQPDADALENYRLLDAVTRAVSVDDRFGRDELRDVARAAAGASRGSIWFLVAPTRSTTGGGVEGAGSEPYLLLEPGRSVRLWHAFRTGTVEAYISAHPEDLLSTNPG from the coding sequence ATGAAGGACGGCCTCGAATTCCTCTTCGACGGCATCACCCCGCGACCGCCACGGCGGGCACCGGAGGATCCGGACAGGCAGCGCTGGGCCCGACGGCTGCGCCGGCTCGCGCTGACCGCGACCATCCTGGTGTCGGCCGGTACGGTCGGCGTGCTCGCCACCGGCTACCTCACCAGTTCCGACCTGTCCGGCCGGGTAGCCCGCCTCGGTGAGGTGTTCGGCGGCGTCGAGGCGGCCGAGCGCCCGGTCACCGCCGAGGCGGTGACGAGCGGCCGGAGCATCCTGGCCATCGGAGCCGAGCTGCGCGGACCCGGTTCGGACAGCGATCCGGACAGCGATCCGGACAGCGGTTCGACCGCCGGTTCCGCGAACGGACCGGGCGACGGGCCGATCGACGCGCCCGCCGACGATCCGGCACCCGGCGGGGTCGGGCGTCCCCCGGCCGGCGCGGTCATGCTGATCCGCTTCGACCCCCGGGACGACTCGGCCTCGGTCATCTCGATCCCGTACCTGACCAGGGTGGACGTGCCCGGTCACGGCCGTACGACGATCGCCTCGGCCCACACGCTCGGCGGCCCGACCCTGCTGGTACGGACGGTCGAGCAGCTCACCTCGGTCCGGGTCGACCATTTCATGGTGGTCGACTTCGACGAACTCGCGCCCGTCGTGGACGTGCTCGGCGGAGTCGACGTGACGGTCGCCGCCGACATCACCGACCGGACCGGCGTACGTTTCCGGGCCGGCGTCAACCGCCTGGACGGCGCTCGGGCGCGGGCGTACCTGCGTCAGCCGGACGACCTGCCGGACGGGACGGCCGATCGGACGCAACGCCGGCAGAACCTGCTCCGGGCGGTGCTGACCAGGGTGGCTTCGGCGCAACCGGATGCCGACGCGCTGGAGAACTACCGCCTGCTCGACGCCGTGACCCGGGCGGTCTCGGTGGACGACCGGTTCGGCCGGGACGAGCTGCGCGATGTCGCGCGAGCGGCGGCCGGGGCGTCCAGGGGCAGCATCTGGTTCCTCGTCGCGCCGACCCGCAGCACCACCGGTGGCGGGGTTGAGGGGGCTGGGTCGGAGCCGTACCTCCTGCTCGAACCGGGCCGGAGCGTCCGGCTCTGGCACGCGTTCCGGACCGGCACCGTCGAGGCGTACATCTCGGCGCATCCGGAGGACCTGCTCAGCACCAATCCCGGCTGA